In the Carassius gibelio isolate Cgi1373 ecotype wild population from Czech Republic chromosome B24, carGib1.2-hapl.c, whole genome shotgun sequence genome, one interval contains:
- the zfhx2 gene encoding zinc finger homeobox protein 4 isoform X3: protein MASQNETESTDAGDKGGSSQEKELDEEMEGGRNAESDAVGLELDQDDAEQAIKTSEASVSNGRSICKNSVASEGDNRPFKCNACLESFPTRTALSVHYNSTTHIQRMRTGTLKDSESTPFLARPYISNKPYQCAVCRVSYNHAITLESHLKSVLHQSRSRSAGNATPSSSANTGTGSMVTNLAPTTVGSTTQLVNTSTSNCVTQANLTASAVMTKDGEQVQPQLAPSLLSSPVASAQAMSAILTLLTSNPNSLPHSILPSLFTTGTSATPGAAAPQLIPQPQMLMPLVLNGLQTQIQGQNPESPNQLLQQAVPVLGLSAAQQALLAQRLSGLQSQWAAFGLPTNTQVSLEETNKMPDKGADMRVCNEIKVEPSDHQMSLKSEEDWKIGVKKEMCIKAENTQEQSEKIVGNSTTCDKKEKEESEMEVEGTGETVCEEKDANSKVTKSTPALVLQGDSPFSCALDPNQGLSHTHTVNSSAAANCNFRNTNFALKSSGHRSAKDQLLLSSGRPVLTEFQSQVLWAFLESRDDAEISSPQREDCEALGREVGLSGEEVRKWFLDAWQSKDRERLDSFHDERDRSMDEEEGNLMIDEGEDGHSPSATGSHAIDLSSSAERHRIGKGSPRELLLTSDSENEEFYTSVIVTDEESQSSSMREESGSPVKQSSQVEPTAERSSGGGKVLRSTTVFLSDAEDEYDDEQSMKRKKRKSEIDKEEVEIKREKQDVDLDLQLEAQADPPTPLSVALDHQGVPAGILQSLPLSLSLTPLSTQLYSPYVLSLPSSVIGVGVSEGDRGKMAFSNTQAITRSPAALSDPLNAPTGTSLTHSFLSNGNDCESALDLSMGKNHSSTVSSTSSFVSAANKPSIQKTHLLDGLGLRPATVGVPTDGSLIVVQVKPDSAIAIPSPNNSTLTNRNNLAKTSTVYMRAAEKVNTSLIEREKEKEREKEQEQKRPKVRRFRDMRRSRTIIHADQLDILYGCYFKDPNPGKHEFEQISEWVNLPKKVVQIWFQNMRARERKGEVRFISDGTLAAVGKPLIKFTWPLSKPIFSTPPKTNTSPSAGWASAKPQTGNVPPKTDKVKEVKEPLKTPTQGPSRPNQTPTFTVVSTGPSLVHKTKADATPITMVKIAPKTLATPVAVPLLVSGIPATRSAPKRKVEEVQAESDHTEDEDDDYQAVVESGTTSHMVPKLSTTPISKSSTLVSQKHNGLKYWSQKGPFKINTLSREQLGLSSQRPTPTTTATTTPTTPSAVKVTASSGLSQKETSYMQQNSTPRRPRTHLNSLQLSILQSCYETCAHPNALECEAVGTELGLPLKVVQIWFQNTRAKEKRWRLQQEKMSPNPNDPSKKVDISSGSYLQYNALRANRPILPKPVQLTVMDPTLSYTIGQTTGRETLRGKCEACGVEFESRAAARDHVFSARHLATLRTTNFGQQASLVSNGSGTGSTGVASQSSTPSPASSSS, encoded by the exons ATGGCTTCCCAAAATGAGACCGAATCTACAGACGCAGGTGACAAGGGTGGTTCTTCTCAGGAAAAAGAGCTGGATGAAGAGATGGAGGGAGGGAGAAATGCAGAAAGTGATGCAGTGGGGCTGGAGTTAGATCAGGACGATGCAGAGCAAGCTATAAAAACATCAGAGGCTTCTGTCAGCAATGGCAGATCTATCTGTAAAAACAGTGTAGCCTCTGAAGGTGACAACCGTCCATTCAAGTGTAATGCATGTTTGGAGTCATTTCCCACTAGAACAGCTTTGAGCGTTCATTATAATTCAACCACCCATATTCAAAGGATGAGAACCGGGACATTGAAAGACAGTGAATCAACCCCTTTCCTGGCTCGACCTTACATCTCCAACAAACCATACCAGTGTGCCGTCTGTCGTGTCTCCTACAATCATGCCATCACCCTGGAAAGTCATTTAAAATCTGTGTTGCACCAGAGTCGCAGCAGGAGTGCTGGGAATGCTACTCCCAGTTCCAGTGCAAATACAGGAACTGGATCCATGGTTACAAACTTGGCTCCGACTACTGTTGGAAGCACCACACAGTTAGTTAACACCTCCACCAGCAATTGTGTCACCCAAGCAAACCTGACTGCATCAGCAGTAATGACCAAAGACGGAGAGCAGGTGCAGCCTCAGCTAGCTCCCTCATTACTTTCTTCTCCGGTGGCCTCTGCACAAGCCATGTCTGCTATTCTCACTCTCCTGACTTCCAACCCTAATTCTCTCCCACACTCCATTCTTCCTTCTCTCTTCACAACTGGAACGTCTGCAACACCAGGCGCAGCTGCCCCGCAGCTTATACCCCAGCCTCAGATGCTCATGCCCCTGGTGTTGAATGGACTCCAAACCCAAATCCAGGGCCAGAATCCAGAGTCTCCAAACCAGCTTTTGCAGCAAGCAGTGCCAGTCCTTGGTCTCAGTGCTGCGCAACAGGCTCTCTTGGCCCAAAGACTCAGTGGCTTACAAAGTCAGTGGGCTGCATTTGGCCTCCCAACCAACACTCAAGTGAGTTTAGAGGAGACCAACAAGATGCCGGACAAAGGTGCCGACATGAGAGTATGCAATGAGATAAAAGTCGAGCCATCTGATCATCAAATGTCACTAAAATCAGAAGAGGACTGGAAAATTGGTGTAAAAAAAGAGATGTGTATTAAGGCTGAGAATACACAGGAGCAAAGTGAGAAAATAGTGGGCAACAGCACAACATGTgataaaaaagagaaagaagaaagtgAAATGGAAGTTGAGGGGACGGGTGAAACAGTGTGTGAAGAGAAAGATGCAAACTCCAAAGTAACTAAATCCACACCAGCCCTGGTCCTTCAGGGTGATAGTCCGTTTTCATGTGCTTTGGATCCAAACCAAGGTCTCAGCCATACACACACTGTTAACAGCTCTGCTGCTGCTAATTGTAACTTTCGTAACACTAATTTTgccttaaaatcttcaggccaTAGAAGTGCAAAAGATCAACTGCTCTTGTCTTCAGGAAGGCCTGTGCTCACTGAGTTCCAGTCTCAGGTTCTGTGGGCCTTTTTAGAGTCACGAGATGATGCTGAGATATCTAGTCCTCAGCGGGAGGACTGCGAAGCCCTTGGCAGGGAGGTAGGGCTAAGTGGAGAAGAGGTACGCAAGTGGTTCTTAGATGCCTGGCAATCCAAAGATAGGGAGAGATTAGACAGCTTCCATGATGAAAGAGACAGAAGTATGGATGAAGAAGAAGGTAATTTAATGATAGATGAGGGTGAAGATGGACATAGTCCATCAGCGACAGGTAGTCATGCCATTGACTTGTCCAGTAGTGCGGAAAGACACAGGATTGGTAAGGGAAGCCCAAGAGAACTGCTGTTGACATCTGACTCTGAAAATGAAGAGTTCTACACATCTGTTATTGTTACTGATGAAGAAAGTCAAAGCAGCTCTATGAGGGAAGAGTCCGGTAGCCCAGTCAAACAGTCTTCACAGGTAGAGCCAACAGCTGAAAGGTCAAGTGGTGGTGGAAAGGTTCTTCGCTCTACCACAGTCTTCCTATCGGATGCAGAGGATGAATATGATGATGAACAAAGTATGaagaggaaaaagagaaagagtgagatTGATAAGGAAGAGGTGGAGATCAAGCGGGAGAAGCAAGATGTAGATCTTGATCTTCAGCTGGAGGCACAAGCAGACCCCCCTACTCCTCTTTCAGTTGCACTTGATCATCAGGGTGTTCCAGCTGGCATCTTGCAGTCACTGCCCCTTTCCCTGTCTTTGACTCCTCTTTCCACCCAGTTATACAGTCCATATGTACTCTCACTTCCTTCATCAGTTATTGGGGTTGGTGTTTCTGAAGGTGATAGGGGTAAAATGGCCTTTTCAAACACTCAAGCAATTACTCGAAGTCCAGCTGCACTTTCAGACCCCCTTAATGCACCCACAGGCACCTCTCTTACACACTCCTTTTTATCTAATGGTAATGATTGTGAGTCTGCTTTGGATCTAAGCATGGGGAAAAATCACAGCTCGACAgtatcatcaacatcatcatttGTCTCCGCAGCTAACAAGCCCTCTATACAGAAAACTCATTTGCTTGATGGTCTGGGACTGAGACCAGCAACTGTTGGGGTTCCTACAGATGGAAGCCTTATTGTTGTTCAGGTGAAGCCAGATTCTGCCATTGCTATCCCATCTCCCAATAACAGTACTCTAACTAATCGCAATAATTTGGCTAAGACTAGCACTGTGTACATGAGGGCAGCAGAAAAAGTTAACACATCACTCATTGAAAGGGAAAAAGAGAAGGAACGAGAAAAAGAGCAGGAACAAAAGAGGCCAAAAGTCAGACGGTTCAGGGACATGAGACGGTCCAGGACCATCATCCATGCTGACCAGCTTGATATTCTCTATGGGTGTTATTTCAAAGATCCAAACCCTGGAAAGCATGAATTTGAGCAAATATCTGAGTGGGTGAACCTTCCAAAGAAAGTGGTTCAGATCTGGTTCCAGAATATGAGGGCCAGGGAGCGAAAGGGAGAGGTCCGTTTTATCAGTGATGGCACTTTGGCAGCTGTTGGGAAACCACTCATTAAGTTCACCTGGCCACTCTCGAAGCCCATATTCTCAACCCCTCCTAAAACTAACACAAGTCCCTCTGCTGGCTGGGCCTCTGCAAAACCCCAAACTGGAAATGTTCCCCCAAAGACAGATAAGGTGAAAGAGGTCAAGGAGCCCTTGAAAACTCCCACTCAAGGTCCAAGTAGACCAAATCAGACACCCACTTTCACTGTTGTGTCCACTGGTCCTTCATTAGTTCACAAGACCAAAGCAGATGCAACTCCCATCACAATGGTTAAAATAGCTCCTAAGACACTGGCCACACCAGTTGCAGTCCCTCTGCTTGTTAGTGGGATTCCTGCAACTCGATCTGCTCCAAAAAGGAAGGTTGAAGAGGTACAAGCTGAGTCAGACCATaccgaggatgaggatgatgattatCAAGCAGTGGTCGAGTCTGGGACTACCAGCCATATGGTGCCAAAATTGTCCACTACGCCAATAAGCAAGTCTTCTACCTTGGTATCTCAGAAACACAATGGGCTCAAATATTGGTCTCAGAAAGGACCATTCAAGATCAACACCCTGTCAAGAGAACAGTTAGGCCTGAGCTCCCAGCGACCTACGCCCACGACCACGGCCACCACCACCCCTACCACACCATCTGCTGTGAAGGTTACAGCATCCTCTGGTCTAAGCCAAAAAGAAACCAGTTACATGCAGCAGAACTCCACCCCAAGACGACCTCGAACTCACCTGAACTCTCTTCAGCTGTCCATCCTGCAGTCGTGCTACGAGACATGTGCTCATCCTAATGCACTGGAGTGTGAGGCGGTGGGCACAGAGCTTGGGCTTCCACTAAAGGTTGTGCAAATCTGGTTCCAAAATACACGTGCCAAGGAGAAACGCTGGAGGCTTCAGCAGGAGAAAATG TCTCCTAATCCCAATGACCCTTCTAAGAAGGTAGACATCAGCTCGGGAAGCTACCTACAATATAATGCTCTCCGAGCCAACCGCCCCATCCTGCCCAAACCTGTACAACTGACAGTTATGGATCCAACTCTTTCATATACCATCGGCCAGACAACAGGCCGTGAGACTCTGAGAGGCAAGTGCGAGGCCTGTGGGGTTGAATTCGAATCCAGGGCTGCAGCACGTGACCATGTCTTCTCAGCTCGACATCTTGCCACTCTGAGAACCACTAACTTTGGTCAGCAAGCATCATTGGTCAGCAATGGATCTGGTACGGGGTCTACTGGTGTTGCCAGCCAGTCTTCTACCCCATCACCAGCTAGCAGCTCCAGCTAA